The Desulfonatronum sp. SC1 DNA window CCCGCCAGACCTGGCCCCAGCCCAAAGTGCTGATCATCTCCTACCCGCACAACCCCACCACCCAGTGCGTGGACTTGGCCTTTTTCGAGAAGATCGTCGACTTTGCCAAAGAACACAAGATGTATGTGATTCACGACCTGGCCTACGCCGACCTGACCTTCGACGGCTATCAGGCCCCCAGCTTTTTGCAGGCCAAAGGCGCCAAGGACGTGGGAGTGGAATTTTTCTCCCTTTCCAAGAGCTATTCCATGGCCGGCTGGCGCGTTGGGTTCTGCGCGGGCAACCGGGACATGGTCCAGGCCCTGACCCGGATCAAAAGCTACTTGGACTACGGCATGTTCCAGCCCGTTCAGATCGCGGCGATCATCGCCCTGAACGGTCCTCAGGACTGCGTCCAGGAAATCGTGGGCACCTACAAGGATCGCCGGGACGCATTGATCGAAGGCCTGCACCGCATCGGCTGGGACGTTCCCTCGCCCAAGGGCACGATGTTCGTCTGGGCTCAGATTCCCGAAGAATTTCGAAGCATGGGTTCGGTGGAGTTTTCCAAGCTGCTCCTGCGGGAAGGCAAGGTGGCCGTGTCTCCGGGCCTCGGTTTCGGAAACTACGGCGACGACCACGTCCGCTTTGCCCTGGTGGAAAACCGTCACCGCATCAATCAAGCAATTCGCGGATTGCGAAAAGTCATCTCGGGGGAATCATGTCCGGAGACCTGATCCGCCTGGGACTGGCCGGGCTTGGCACCGTGGGCACGGGGCTGGCCAAAATCCTGGCTTCCAACGCGGACTGGATCGAGCGGCGGCTGGGCCGTCGCGTGACGATCAAGACCGCTCTGGTCCGCGACCCATCCAAACCCAGGGATGTTCCCGCGGACATGCCCATCCGGCTGACCTCCGACATCCAGGATTTGCTCGACGACCCGGAACTGGACGTCATAGTGGAACTCATGGGTGGCCAGGACACCGCCTACGAACTGATCACCAAATCCTTGCGTTCGGGTCGGCACGTGGTCACGGCCAACAAGGCCCTGCTGGCCGAACGGGGCAACGAACTTTTCGCCCTGGCAGCGGAAAAGGGCGTGGGTCTGGGCTTCGAGGCGAGTATTGCCGGGGGCATTCCCATCGTCCAAACCCTCAAGGAGGGATTGGCCGGCAATCGGATCAAGGTGCTCACCGGCATACTCAACGGCACGGCCAATTTCATCCTTTCGGAAATGACCTCCCGGGGGCTGGACTTCCAGACCGCCCTGCGCCAGGCCCAGGTCAAGGGCTATGCCGAGGCCGACCCCACTCTGGACATCGAGGGCATGGACGCGGCCCACAAGCTGATTCTGCTGATCCGGTTGGCCCACGGTCAGGACTATCCTCTGACCAGTCTGCCGGTCACGGGCATCACCCACGTGGATCCTCAGGACATCGCCTTTGCCGAGGAATTCGGCTACCGAATCAAGCTCATCGCCCAGGTCCGGGAGTCCGACGGCCTGCTGGACGCAGGGGTGTTCACGGCCCTGGTCCGGAGGGAGGCCATTCTGGGCAAGGTGGACGGCCCGTTCAACGCCATCCTCCTGGACGGCGATGCGGTGGGGCCGATCATGCTCTACGGCCAGGGCGCCGGAGACCTGCCCACGGGCAGCGCCGTGCTCGCGGACATCATGAACCTGGTTCGTGGCGGGGAGGGGCCGGACAATACCGGTTTCCAGAACGCCACCCTGCCCCCGGCCCGCATTCTGTCCCCCGAACTGGTTCGTTCCCGGCACTATTTCCGATTTTCCGTCCAGGATCGCCCCGGCGTCCTGGCCAGCATTGCCGGGATGCTCGGACAACGCAACATCAGCATCGCCCAGGTGGTCCAGAAGGGGTCACCGACGGGACGCAGCGTCCCGGTGGTTATCATCACCCACAAGGCCCAGGCCCAGGACGTCCAGGCAGCTGTCGGCGAAATCGATCGGCAAAGCTTTATCACCGCCCCCACTGTGCATCACAGGATACTCCCCTCCCCGGCATGAACGCTGTTTGCCGCGATCGACCACGGTGCCACGGCATCATCCCGGCCCGCTTCGCCTCTACCCGCTTTCCGGGCAAGCCGCTGGCCGACATCCTGGGCAAGCCCATGATCTGGCACGTGTACCAGCGGGCCCGGGCCTGTCCGGATCTGTGCGGCGTGACCCTGGCCACGGACGACCAACGGATTTTGGAAGCGGCCCGAAAGTTGGACATCCCGGCGACCATGACCCGCGACGACCACCCCTGCGGCACTGACCGGGTCCTGGAGGCCGCTGAACGACTGGGGGTCGCCGCGGACGACGTGGTGGTGAACATCCAGGGCGACGAACCGGCCTTGCACCCAGAACTGCTGACCGTGCTGCTCAGCCCCTTCGACGACCCAACCGTCCAGGTGAGCACGCTGGCCAGACCGCTTACTCACAAAGAAGCCCAAAGTCCCGACGTAGTCAAAGTCGTCACCGACGCCCAAGACCGGGCACTCTACTTTTCCCGCGCCCTCATCCCTTATCCCAGGGAAGGCCCCGGCGACTTTTTGGGTCATATCGGACTGTACGCCTTCCGGATGCGCACCCTGCGCACCTTCGTCGGCCTCGGCCCGGGGAAGCTGGAACATATTGAAAAACTTGAACAACTACGGCTTCTGGAAGCAGGCATTCCCATCCGCGTTTTGCGCACGGAGCATTGCACCCATGGCGTGGACCGGCCCGAGGACGTCCCCAAGGTTTGCGTACTCCTTCGGGAACAAGGATTAGCCTGACTTTCGACCGCGATCATCACGACAACCCACATGAGGCACGACATGCGCGCGATATTAGCTCTTGAAGATGGCACTTGGTTCGCCGGACGCTCCTTTACCGGCGAAGGCGAAGCCGGCGGCGAGGTGATTTTCAACACCGGCATGACCGGATATCAGGAAGTGCTCACCGACCCCTCGTACATTGGTCAGATGGTCTGCATGACCTATCCGCTGATGGGCAACTACGGAGTCAACCCCGAGGACGTGGAGTCCGACCGGGTCCAGGTGGAGGCGATGATCGTCAAGGAGTGCTGCAAGCAACCCTCCAACTGGCGAGCCACCCAGACCCTGCCGGGCTATCTACGCGACGCCGGGGTGGTCGGTCTGGAAGGCATCGACACCCGGGCCCTGACCCGGCATCTGCGCATCCACGGAGCCAAGCGCGGCGTGATCTCCACCCGAAACGTCCCGGTCCAGGAACTGGTGGAACAGGCCCAGGCCCTGCCCTCCATGGAGGGCGCGAACCTGGTCCAGCGGGTCAACGTACCCGGCCCGTACGTCTGGGACGGTCAAAGGCCGAAACCGGTGAACATCGACCAGGGCTTTTCCTGGACCGACCGTGAATATGGCCGTGAATATGGTCGGGGATACCGGGTTGTGGTCTTTGATTTCGGCATCAAGTGGAGCATCCTGCGCATTCTCCGGGAAAAGGGACTGGACCTGCTAATGGTCCCGTCCACCTTCACGGCGGAGCAGGTCATGGCCCTGAAGCCGGACGCGGTGTTTCTGGGCAACGGACCGGGCGATCCGGCGGCGGTGACCGAGGCGGTGCGGACCGTCGCGGCGCTTACGGACAAGCTGCCCATGGCCGGAATCTGCCTGGGCCAGCAGATCATGGGCCTGGCCCTGGGCGGGACCACCTTCAAACTGAAATTCGGCCACCACGGCCTGAACCATCCGGTCAAGGAACTGGCCACGGGCCGGGTGGAGATTTCCTCCCAGAATCACGGTTTTTGCGTGGATTTCGGCCAGGCCGATTTTTACGAACCCACCCACGTCAATCTCAACGACAACACTCTGGAAGGCTTCCGGCACAAGACCAAGCCGCTGATGGCCGTCCAGCACCATCCTGAAGCCGGTCCCGGCCCCCACGACTGTCGCTCGTTCTTCGACCGCTTCATCTCCATGTTGGACGACGTAGTCGGCAAACGATAGGAGAGCCTCCATGTCCACGGAATTGATCAAGGCCCGCTCAGCGCTGGCGGGCATCAACACTCTGCTCAAGCAGCAAAAGGTCCTGCCCGCGGTCCTGGCGTTGCACGACGCCCTGGGCCTGATCATCCGCACGCCTTTGATGAAAAGCGAACGCGCGGATTTTGAGCGTTCCCTGGAAAACGCCGTTTTTCGGCTCAACGGCGACGCCAATCTACGCAAAATCTACCCGATCCTGCTCCAATACACTCCCGGCGAGGAAGCCGCGCTTCAGGGCATGCTTCGGGAGTTGCTGAACGAACTGCAGGAAAGCGCGGTCCAGGACGCCAAAAAAATGCTGGCCGAACAGGAGCGCCGCAAACAGGAGGGCTTTGCCAAAGGCCGGCAATTGATCCTGGAAGGCCAATACGATCCCGCGGGCCAGTTCTTCGACAAGATGCTCAAGTATTTTCACGACGATCAAGAACTACGGGTGGACATCGGCGAACTGTTCCTTGAGGCTGGCCAGTTCGACCAGGCCTTCACCTATCTGCTCGAATCCATGCGGAACAACCCGGAATCCGTCCACCTGCTGAACCGCATCGGCATGGGCCTGCGCAAGCTGGGCAAGTTCGAGGAGGCGGAACAATGCTTCCTGCAGGCCCTGAAGCTGTCCACGGACGACGAACGGCTCTATTTCAACCTTGGGCGCGTCTATGTCGACCGTGCCCAATGGGATAAGGCCGAGCAAGCCGCTTCCAAGGCCATGGCCCTCAACCCCGACCTGGAGCAGGCCAAAAAAATGCGGGATTTCGCCCAACGCAAACGAAAGGGCTGATCATTTTCCCCATGCGTTGACAATTGTCCTCAAAACTCTCTATCAATCCGAGTTTTGTCTCGGCCCGATCCCGTACACCCCATTTCGCCAAAGGACGACGTTCCATGTCCACTTCCATCGATACCGCCGTCTTCGTCCCCAGCCCCTCCCGCGCTTCGGCCTGTCTCGACTGGCTGCAGATGCTCACCGGCGCTGGCCTGATCCTGTTCATGTGGGCGCACATGCTTCTGGTGGCCAGCGTGATCATCGGTCCGGGTGTGATGAACGCCATTGCCCATTTTTTCGAGGCCACATACATGGCCCAAGTGGGCGGTCCGCTGATTGGCCTTGTTTTTCTCCTGCACTTTGTTCTGGCGGCCCGTAAGATCCCCTTCCGGGCCGAACAGCAGTCCAAAATCTGGAAGCACTCCCGGATGCTGGCCCACAAGGACACCTGGCTCTGGCTCGTCCAGGTGGTCACGGCCATGATCATCCTGATCATGGGGGCTATCCACATGTGGGTGGTGCTTACGGACCTGCCCATCACCGCGGAGAAAAGCGCGGCCCGGATTCAGGACGGTTTCTGGATGGGCTTCTACCTCGTCCTGCTGCCCCTGGTAGAGCTGCACGTGGGCGTGGGCCTGTACCGGATCGCCGTGAAATGGGGATTCGTGGGTCGGGCTGATCGCCCCAGAATGCAGCGTGTCGAGTACATCGTCACCGGAGGGTTCATCTTCATCGGCCTGATTGCCCTGCTCCGGTTTTATTTTCTCACGATATAAAGGAAAGACCATATGCAGACCTTCCAAACCGACCTTCTGTGCATCGGTGCCGGACTTGCCGGTGAACGCGTGGCCATCGAAGCCGCGGCCGCCGGGTTCGACGTCACGTGCCTGAGCCTTGTCCCGGCCCGCCGCTCCCACTCCTCCGCGGCCCAGGGTGGCATGCAGGCGGCCCTGGGCAACTGTGCCATGGGCGAGGGTGACTCGCCGGACGTTCATTTCGAGGACACGGTTAAAGGTTCGGACTGGGGTTGCGACCAGGAAGTGGCCCGGCTGTTCTGCGACAACGCGCCCATTGCCATGCGCCAGTTGGCGGCCTGGGGCGTACCCTGGAACCGGGTCGTGCCGGGCAAGTCCACCTATTTCAAGGGCGGCAAGCTGTTCGAAAAGGAAGAAAAGCAGGAGAAGGAGGGGTTAATCACTGCCCGGGCCTTCGGCGGCACGGCTAAATGGCGGACCTGCTACACTTCCGACGGTACGGGCCATACCGTGCTCTACACCATGGACAATCGGGCCGTGCAGCTGGGCGTCGTGGTCCATGACAAGGTCGAGGCCCTCAGCCTGATCCACGACGGAGAAAACTGCCTGGGCGCGGTGGTCCGCTGCCTGAAGACCGGCGAGCTGCGCGTCTATCTGGCCCGGGTCACGCTCATCGCCACCGGTGGATTCGGCCGAATCTACCGAGAATCCACCAACGCCGTGATCAACGACGGCGGCGGCCTGATCATCGCCCTGGACACCGGAGTCGTCCCCCTGGGCAACATGGAGGCGGTCCAGTTCCATCCCACGGGCATCGTGCCCACGGACATCCTGGTCACCGAAGGCTGCCGCGGCGACGGCGGGACCCTGCTGGACAAGAACGAGCACCGCTTCATGCCCGACTACGAGCCGGACAAGTCGGAACTGGCCTCACGGGACGTGGTCTCCCGCTGGATGACCCACCACATGCGTCAAGGCCTGGGCGTTCCCAGCCCCTACGGCGACCACCTCTGGCTGGACATCCGCCATCTTGGCTGCCAGCACCTGGCTACCAAGCTGCGGGAAGTGGATGAAATCTGCAAAAATTTTCTGGGTATCGATCCCTCCAAAAACCTGATCCCGGTCCGCCCCACCCAGCACTACAGCATGGGCGGCGTGCGCACGGACAAGGACGGTCTGGCCTACGGTCTGAAAGGCCTGTTCTCCGCCGGAGAGGCGGCCTGTTGGGACATGCACGGCTTCAATCGCCTGGGCGGCAACTCCTTGGCCGAAACCGTGGTCGCCGGAATGATCGTCGGCGCAAAGGTCGTGGACTATCTCCGAGACCATCAGGTTTCCTATCCCACCGGCCTGATCCGGGATTTTGCCGCCAACCAGCAAGATCGGATCAAACGCTTGATCTCCAAGGCCGACGGCAAGGAAAACGTCTTCACCGTGCGCAACGCCATGTACGACGCTCTGATGCACGGCGCGGGCATCTTCCGCAACGGCAAGGATCTGGAAGCCTGCGTCCAAACCCTCCAGGAAGTCCATGAGCGGACCAACAAGATCGGTCTTCGCTCCAACGGTCGGGGCGCGAACCCGGAACTGGCGCTGGCCCTGCGCCTGCCGGGCATGGTCCGCCTAGCCCTGTGCGTGGCCCAGGGCGCCCTGCAACGCACGGAAAGCCGGGGCAGCCATGCCCGGGAAGACTACCCGGAGCGCAACGACCGCGACTGGCTGGTGCGCACCCTGGCCACCTGGCAACCCGGCGCGCCCCTACCGACCCTGAACTATGAACCGGTCTCCCAAGTCTGGTCCATCCCCCCGGGCGAACGCGGCTACGGCGGCGGCAAGATCATCCCGGCGGACCCCAAGGAATAGCAGTCCGTTGAAAAACTCCCAATTGCTGCGTCGCTGCAAAAAGTTCAAACTCTCACGTATGAATAAATACGCTTCGACCTTGAACTTTTTTCGCTCCTTGCACTTGGGGTTTTTGAACGGACTGATGGATAAGGACTTTTTCAACACTCAGCTAGGCTGAAAATCGCTTCTCAACAACGCCCAAGGCCGCATCCATACTTTCATCACGTAAAACGAGGAACCGCATGGCCAGGAATCTGACCTTCTCCATCTTCCGTTACAATCCCCAGGACCCGGTTTCCGTGCCGCACACGGACACCTTTGTCCTGGACGAGACCAATCACATGACTCTGTTCATCGCCCTGAACAGAATCCGTGAAGAACAAGACCCCGGCCTGCAGTTTGATTTCTGTTGCCGGGCCGGAATCTGCGGGGCCTGCGCCATGGTCGTCAATGGTCGCCCAGGTTTGGCCTGTCATACCAAGACCAAGGATCTCCCGGATGCCATCACCTTGATGCCTCTGCCTTTTTTCACCCTGGTGGGCGATCTGTCCGTGGACACCGGAACGTGGTTTCGGAACATGGCTCAGCGGGTCCGCTCCTGGGTGCATACGGACAAGGAATTCGACCCCAAGGCCTTGGAAGAACGCATGGACAACGCCGTGGCCGAGGAAATCTACGAACTGGAACGCTGCATCGAGTGCGGCTGCTGCGTGGCCGCCTGCGGCACCGCGATCATGCGTCCCGACTTTCTGGGCGCCGCCGGGCTGAACCGCCTGGCCCGCTTTGTTCTCGACCCGCGGGACAAGCGCACGGAACAGGACTATTTCGACATTGTGGGCAACGACCAGGGTATTTTCGGCTGCATGGGCCTGCTGGCCTGCGAGGACGTCTGCCCCAAGCACCTGCCATTGCAGGACCAGTTGGGTATGCTGCGCTGGAAGATGGGTTGGGCCGGGATAATGAATCTGTTGCCGTGGAAAAGGAAATAAGGAGACAGCCGTGCGTACCGTCAAATCATCCGACATCGCGGACCGGGTCGCGGAAATGGTGGTCCGGGCCAACCGCATTCTGCCTCCGGACGTCCTGACCGCCATCAGCCAGGCCAAGGAGCAGGAAAGCTCCCCTGCGGGGCGTGAAATCCTCGGACAGCTCGAGGAAAACGCGGCCCTGGCCAGGGAAAGCGGCCTGCCGCTTTGCCAGGACACGGGCATGGCCGTCTTTTTCGTGGAACTGGGCGAACAGTGCCGTGTGGACGGCGCGAGCCTGCGCGAGGCCATTACCCAAGGCATGGTTCGCGGCTACCAGGACGGCCTGCTGCGCAAATCCATGTGCCACCCCCTGACCCGCAAGAACACCGGCGACAATACCCCCGCCGTGATTCATGTGGATATCGTGGAGGGGGACGGCCTGAAAATTTCCTTCATGGCCAAGGGCGGGGGCAGTGAAAACATGTCCCGGGTGACCATGCTCTCCCCGGCCCAGGGTTGGAAAGGCATCAAGGACTTCGTCCTGGGCCGTGTGGCCGAGGCCGGTCCCAACCCCTGCCCGCCGACCATGCTCGGCATCGGCATCGGCGGCTCCTTCGAGCTAGCCCCCAAGCTGGCCAAGCAAGCCTTGCTCCGCCCTCTGAACCAGCTCCATCCGGATCCGGAAATCGCCCGAATGGAACAGGAACTGTTGGACGAGATCAACACCCTGGGCATCGGCCCCATGGGCCTGGGCGGGGACACCACCTGCCTGGGAGTGCGCATCAGCATGGCCCCCTGCCATATCGCCAGCCTGCCCCTGGCCGTGAACGTTCAATGTCATTCCGCACGCCACGAGGAGGTGGAACTGTGAGCAAGGAATATCGATTGCAGGCCCCTCTACGCGACGAGGACGTGATCCAACTCAAGGTAGGGGATCGGGTGCTGCTTTCCGGCATTATCTACACGGCCCGGGACGCGGCGCACAAAAAAATTATCCAGGCCCTGGAAAGCGGATCGGAGCTGCCCTTCCCCCTCAAGGGCGCGGTCATCTATTACGTCGGCCCATCCCCGGCCCCGGAAGGCCGACCCATCGGCTCCGCCGGTCCCACCACCAGCTACCGCAT harbors:
- a CDS encoding aminotransferase class I/II-fold pyridoxal phosphate-dependent enzyme, producing the protein MEQFPRVHRLPPYVFAVVNELKARMRHQGEDIIDLGMGNPDLATPKHIVDKLCEAAHKATNHRYSASKGIPKLRLAICDWYWRRFGVELNPDQESVVTLGAKEGLAHLAMVMLSPGDVVFAQDPTYPIHPYSAIIAGADVRRIPIGRDRDFFEDLIVATRQTWPQPKVLIISYPHNPTTQCVDLAFFEKIVDFAKEHKMYVIHDLAYADLTFDGYQAPSFLQAKGAKDVGVEFFSLSKSYSMAGWRVGFCAGNRDMVQALTRIKSYLDYGMFQPVQIAAIIALNGPQDCVQEIVGTYKDRRDALIEGLHRIGWDVPSPKGTMFVWAQIPEEFRSMGSVEFSKLLLREGKVAVSPGLGFGNYGDDHVRFALVENRHRINQAIRGLRKVISGESCPET
- a CDS encoding homoserine dehydrogenase → MSGDLIRLGLAGLGTVGTGLAKILASNADWIERRLGRRVTIKTALVRDPSKPRDVPADMPIRLTSDIQDLLDDPELDVIVELMGGQDTAYELITKSLRSGRHVVTANKALLAERGNELFALAAEKGVGLGFEASIAGGIPIVQTLKEGLAGNRIKVLTGILNGTANFILSEMTSRGLDFQTALRQAQVKGYAEADPTLDIEGMDAAHKLILLIRLAHGQDYPLTSLPVTGITHVDPQDIAFAEEFGYRIKLIAQVRESDGLLDAGVFTALVRREAILGKVDGPFNAILLDGDAVGPIMLYGQGAGDLPTGSAVLADIMNLVRGGEGPDNTGFQNATLPPARILSPELVRSRHYFRFSVQDRPGVLASIAGMLGQRNISIAQVVQKGSPTGRSVPVVIITHKAQAQDVQAAVGEIDRQSFITAPTVHHRILPSPA
- the kdsB gene encoding 3-deoxy-manno-octulosonate cytidylyltransferase, with the protein product MNAVCRDRPRCHGIIPARFASTRFPGKPLADILGKPMIWHVYQRARACPDLCGVTLATDDQRILEAARKLDIPATMTRDDHPCGTDRVLEAAERLGVAADDVVVNIQGDEPALHPELLTVLLSPFDDPTVQVSTLARPLTHKEAQSPDVVKVVTDAQDRALYFSRALIPYPREGPGDFLGHIGLYAFRMRTLRTFVGLGPGKLEHIEKLEQLRLLEAGIPIRVLRTEHCTHGVDRPEDVPKVCVLLREQGLA
- the carA gene encoding glutamine-hydrolyzing carbamoyl-phosphate synthase small subunit; amino-acid sequence: MRAILALEDGTWFAGRSFTGEGEAGGEVIFNTGMTGYQEVLTDPSYIGQMVCMTYPLMGNYGVNPEDVESDRVQVEAMIVKECCKQPSNWRATQTLPGYLRDAGVVGLEGIDTRALTRHLRIHGAKRGVISTRNVPVQELVEQAQALPSMEGANLVQRVNVPGPYVWDGQRPKPVNIDQGFSWTDREYGREYGRGYRVVVFDFGIKWSILRILREKGLDLLMVPSTFTAEQVMALKPDAVFLGNGPGDPAAVTEAVRTVAALTDKLPMAGICLGQQIMGLALGGTTFKLKFGHHGLNHPVKELATGRVEISSQNHGFCVDFGQADFYEPTHVNLNDNTLEGFRHKTKPLMAVQHHPEAGPGPHDCRSFFDRFISMLDDVVGKR
- a CDS encoding tetratricopeptide repeat protein; amino-acid sequence: MSTELIKARSALAGINTLLKQQKVLPAVLALHDALGLIIRTPLMKSERADFERSLENAVFRLNGDANLRKIYPILLQYTPGEEAALQGMLRELLNELQESAVQDAKKMLAEQERRKQEGFAKGRQLILEGQYDPAGQFFDKMLKYFHDDQELRVDIGELFLEAGQFDQAFTYLLESMRNNPESVHLLNRIGMGLRKLGKFEEAEQCFLQALKLSTDDERLYFNLGRVYVDRAQWDKAEQAASKAMALNPDLEQAKKMRDFAQRKRKG
- a CDS encoding succinate dehydrogenase/fumarate reductase cytochrome b subunit, with amino-acid sequence MSTSIDTAVFVPSPSRASACLDWLQMLTGAGLILFMWAHMLLVASVIIGPGVMNAIAHFFEATYMAQVGGPLIGLVFLLHFVLAARKIPFRAEQQSKIWKHSRMLAHKDTWLWLVQVVTAMIILIMGAIHMWVVLTDLPITAEKSAARIQDGFWMGFYLVLLPLVELHVGVGLYRIAVKWGFVGRADRPRMQRVEYIVTGGFIFIGLIALLRFYFLTI
- a CDS encoding fumarate reductase flavoprotein subunit encodes the protein MQTFQTDLLCIGAGLAGERVAIEAAAAGFDVTCLSLVPARRSHSSAAQGGMQAALGNCAMGEGDSPDVHFEDTVKGSDWGCDQEVARLFCDNAPIAMRQLAAWGVPWNRVVPGKSTYFKGGKLFEKEEKQEKEGLITARAFGGTAKWRTCYTSDGTGHTVLYTMDNRAVQLGVVVHDKVEALSLIHDGENCLGAVVRCLKTGELRVYLARVTLIATGGFGRIYRESTNAVINDGGGLIIALDTGVVPLGNMEAVQFHPTGIVPTDILVTEGCRGDGGTLLDKNEHRFMPDYEPDKSELASRDVVSRWMTHHMRQGLGVPSPYGDHLWLDIRHLGCQHLATKLREVDEICKNFLGIDPSKNLIPVRPTQHYSMGGVRTDKDGLAYGLKGLFSAGEAACWDMHGFNRLGGNSLAETVVAGMIVGAKVVDYLRDHQVSYPTGLIRDFAANQQDRIKRLISKADGKENVFTVRNAMYDALMHGAGIFRNGKDLEACVQTLQEVHERTNKIGLRSNGRGANPELALALRLPGMVRLALCVAQGALQRTESRGSHAREDYPERNDRDWLVRTLATWQPGAPLPTLNYEPVSQVWSIPPGERGYGGGKIIPADPKE
- a CDS encoding fumarate reductase iron-sulfur subunit — encoded protein: MARNLTFSIFRYNPQDPVSVPHTDTFVLDETNHMTLFIALNRIREEQDPGLQFDFCCRAGICGACAMVVNGRPGLACHTKTKDLPDAITLMPLPFFTLVGDLSVDTGTWFRNMAQRVRSWVHTDKEFDPKALEERMDNAVAEEIYELERCIECGCCVAACGTAIMRPDFLGAAGLNRLARFVLDPRDKRTEQDYFDIVGNDQGIFGCMGLLACEDVCPKHLPLQDQLGMLRWKMGWAGIMNLLPWKRK
- a CDS encoding fumarate hydratase, yielding MRTVKSSDIADRVAEMVVRANRILPPDVLTAISQAKEQESSPAGREILGQLEENAALARESGLPLCQDTGMAVFFVELGEQCRVDGASLREAITQGMVRGYQDGLLRKSMCHPLTRKNTGDNTPAVIHVDIVEGDGLKISFMAKGGGSENMSRVTMLSPAQGWKGIKDFVLGRVAEAGPNPCPPTMLGIGIGGSFELAPKLAKQALLRPLNQLHPDPEIARMEQELLDEINTLGIGPMGLGGDTTCLGVRISMAPCHIASLPLAVNVQCHSARHEEVEL
- a CDS encoding Fe-S-containing hydro-lyase, translated to MSFRTPRGGGTVSKEYRLQAPLRDEDVIQLKVGDRVLLSGIIYTARDAAHKKIIQALESGSELPFPLKGAVIYYVGPSPAPEGRPIGSAGPTTSYRMDSYTPRLHSLGVKATIGKGKRGQDVKDALVRHNAVYFGATGGAGALLSQRIESSKIIAFEDLGPEAVRELVVRDFPLLVVNDAFGGELYAKPNLPD